GCACATCCACAGGGGGCTCGCTACGGGTCGCACTACGGGTCTCGCCAGGGGTCTTGCCAGGGGTCTCGCTGTTCATGGGACGAGACTGCCGAACGGCGTACGACCCCGTCTTGTACGTTCTTTGCATGCGCCCCCAGCGTGAAGTCTCCGCCTGGCGACCCCGTGTGCCCGGCATCGTCGAGGTGTTCCACGCGCACTACACCGAGTACGCGTACCCGATGCATGTGCACGACGTCTGGACGCTGCTGATCGTCGACGACGGGGCCGTGCGCTACGAGTTGGACCGGCATGAGCACGGCACGCCGGGCGACACGGTCTCGCTGTTGCCGCCGTTCGTGCCGCACAACGGGGAGCCGGTCACGGACGCGGGGTTCCGTAAGCGGGTGCTGTACCTGGACCCGGCTTCGAGCGCGTCGGCGTTGGACGAGAGCCTCATCGGGGCGGCGGTGGACGGGCCCGACCTGCGGGATCCGTTGCTGCGGCGGCGCGTGGCGGAGTTGCACACGGCGCTCGCGCGGCCGGGGGACGAGTTGGAGGCGGAGAGCAGGCTGGCGCTCGTCGGGGAGCGGCTGCGGGGGCATCTGGGGAGGCGTCCGGGGAGGAATCCTGGGAGGAATCCGCGCAGGCCGGCGGCGGATTTCGGGCTCCGGGGTCCCGGGGGTCGTACCGTCGCCCATCGGCTCCGTGAACTCCTCGACGAGCGGGTCGCGGACGGGATCACATTGGAGGAGGCCGCGGGGACGGTCCAGGCCCACCCCGCGCATCTCGTACGGGCGTTCGGGGCGGCCTTCGGGATCGCGCCGCACCAGTACCTGATGTCCCGTCGGGTGGAGCGGGCCAGGCGGCTGCTGTTGGAGGGCATGCGGCCGAGCGAGGCGGCGGCGGTGGCCGGGTTCTACGACCAGGCGCACCTGACGCGGCACTTCAGGCGGTGGGTGGGGGTCACTCCCGGTCGCTATCGGGGCGGGTCTCCGACGTCACGTCACGCGTCAGGTGGCTGAACGCCTCCAGGTTGCGGGTCGGTTCGCCCCGGGAGACGCGCCAGGCGTACTCCCTGCGGATCGCGGAGGCGAAGCCCAGTTCCAGGAGGGTGTTGAAGGCGCCGTCGGCCGCTTCCAGGACCTGGCCGAGGAGGCCGTCGATGCCCTCGGGGGTGACGGCGGAGAGCGGCAGCCGGGCGGTGACGTAGATGTCGCCGAGCGGGTCGACGGCGTAACTCACGCCGTACAGCTTGAGGTTGCGCTCCAGGAGCCAGCGGTGGACGCCCGCCTCGTTCTCGTCGGGGTGGCGGATCACGAAGGCGTTGAGGGAGAGGGAGTGGCGGCCGACGATCAGGGAGACGGTCGTCGAGAGTTTGCGGGTGCCGGGGAGTTTCACGACGTAGGAGCCGGGTCCGGGGCTCTCCCACTCCAGCTCGGCCTCGTTGAGGACCTGCTCGATGATCGACGCTTCGTCAGCCATGGGGCGAGCGTACCCGCCGGTACGAGCGGGTCGACGGGGGTGCCGCGCGGAACCGTCGCCGAGGGGCGGGCGGGGCTCACCCGTGGTGGGCGCGCACCCGGTGGCGGCGGTGGTCCTGGAGGGCCGCCGTGTACACGTCCGCGGTGGCGGCGGCCGACGCGTCCCAGCCGAAGGACTCGGCGTGGCGTGCCGCGGCCGCGCCCATCCGGGCCGGCAGCTCGGGGGCGTCGGCGAAATCACGCAGCACGCGCGCGTACGCGACGGGATCGTGGCCCTGGACCAGGAAGCCCGTCTCCGTGTCCCGCACGGCGACCGGGAGGCCGCCGACCGCGGCCGCCAGCACCGGCGTACCGGCTGCCTGCGCCTCGATGGCGACCAGCCCGAAGGACTCGCTGTACGACGGCATGACCAGCACGGACGCCGCCCGGAACCAGTCCGCGAGCTGCTCCTGCCCGACGGGCGGCCGGAACCGTACGACGTCGGCGATGCCGAGCCGCGCGGCCAGTTTCTGCAGGCCCTCCGGCTTGGCAAGCCCGCTGCCGCTCGGCCCGCCGACCACCGGCACGACGATCCTCGACCGCAGCTCGGGGCGCTCGGCGAGGAGGACGGCGACGGCGCGGAGGAGGACGTCGGGGGCCTTCAGGGGCTGGATACGGCCGGCGAAGAGGGGGATCAGGGCGTCCTGGGGAAGACCGAGGCGCGCCCTGGCCGCCGCGCGGCCGTCGGCGGGGCGGAAACGGTCGAGGTTGACGCCCGGGTGGACGACGGCGACCTTGGCCGGGTCGGCCTCGTAGTGGCGTACGAGTTCGTCGGCCTCCTCGGCCGTGTTGGCGATGAGGCGGTCGGCGGCGCGGACGATCTGGGTCTCGCCGATGACGCGGGCGGCGGGTTCGGGGGTGTCGTCGGCGGCGAGCGCGGCGTTCTTGACCTTGGCCATCGTGTGCATGGCGTGCACCAGGGGGACGCCCCAGCGTTCGGCGGCGAGCCAGCCGACCTGGCCGGAGAGCCAGTAGTGCGAGTGGACGAGGTCGTAGTGGCCGGGGCGGTGGCCCGCCCAGGCCTGCGTCACCCCGTGCGTGAAGGCGCAGAGCTGGGCCGGGAGTTCCTCCTTGGCCAGACCTTCGTAGGGGCCCGCGTCGACGTGGCGGACCAGAACGCCGGGCGCCAGCTCGACCGTGGGGGGCAGGGCGCCGGTCGTGGCCCGGGTGAAGATCTCCACCTCGATGCCCTGTGCGGCCAGCCGCTGCGCCAGCTCCACGATGTAGACGTTCATCCCGCCGGCGTCGCCCGTGCCGGGCTGGTGCAGCGGTGACGTGTGCACCGAGAGCATCGCGACCCGGCGAGGCTTCCGGTGCAGCCGGAGCCGCCCCGCGCCGACCGGGGAGCGTCGCCCGAGCCTGCTGACGTAGTGGCTCACGTGGCGTTCCTCCTCGCTGCGGGCATGCCGTGGGGAGGGCATGGGGTCCCTCTCCGGAGGGGGAACACCGGAGGAGGCTGTTCCATTTCCCCTTTGCGTAATTATTACTGAACTTCGCTCAACCGTTCGAGGGTTTGGGGAGTGGGCCGAGCTGAGTTGGGTGGAGTGGGGTGGGCTTGGTTCGGGGGCCGGGCAGCTGTCGAGGGGGCATGAGACCGCGGGGCCGGGGGCGGCGAGGGGGCGGGGGTGCGAGGCCGGAGGACGGCGGTAGTAGCCAGGCTGGGACGGGGTGCAGGTGGCGGGACACGAGGCCCCGCCACCGCCGAGCCGGTTCGGGCAGAAGGACGGCAGCGGCCCCGGAGCGTGAGACCCGGGCGCGGACATACGCTCACCCCATGGCAAGACCTGTCGGCACCGTGACGCGTGGCACCACCAACCCCAACCGGCTGCGCCGCATGGACCGCTGGATCGCGGCGACGCACGGTGCCGCACTACGCCGCGCCACCACCCCCCTCGCCGTCGACCTCGGCTACGGCGCCGCCCCCTGGACCGCCGTCGAACTTCTCCACCGCCTCCGTACAGCGGCACCCCGCACCCAGGTCGTCGGCGTCGAGATCGACCCGGCCAGGGTCACCGCGGCGCAGCCCTACGCGTGCGAGGGCATGACCTTCCGGCACGGCGGCTTCGAGGTGCC
This genomic stretch from Streptomyces deccanensis harbors:
- a CDS encoding AraC family transcriptional regulator; translated protein: MRPQREVSAWRPRVPGIVEVFHAHYTEYAYPMHVHDVWTLLIVDDGAVRYELDRHEHGTPGDTVSLLPPFVPHNGEPVTDAGFRKRVLYLDPASSASALDESLIGAAVDGPDLRDPLLRRRVAELHTALARPGDELEAESRLALVGERLRGHLGRRPGRNPGRNPRRPAADFGLRGPGGRTVAHRLRELLDERVADGITLEEAAGTVQAHPAHLVRAFGAAFGIAPHQYLMSRRVERARRLLLEGMRPSEAAAVAGFYDQAHLTRHFRRWVGVTPGRYRGGSPTSRHASGG
- a CDS encoding YbjN domain-containing protein, whose protein sequence is MADEASIIEQVLNEAELEWESPGPGSYVVKLPGTRKLSTTVSLIVGRHSLSLNAFVIRHPDENEAGVHRWLLERNLKLYGVSYAVDPLGDIYVTARLPLSAVTPEGIDGLLGQVLEAADGAFNTLLELGFASAIRREYAWRVSRGEPTRNLEAFSHLTRDVTSETRPDSDRE
- the mshA gene encoding D-inositol-3-phosphate glycosyltransferase — its product is MSHYVSRLGRRSPVGAGRLRLHRKPRRVAMLSVHTSPLHQPGTGDAGGMNVYIVELAQRLAAQGIEVEIFTRATTGALPPTVELAPGVLVRHVDAGPYEGLAKEELPAQLCAFTHGVTQAWAGHRPGHYDLVHSHYWLSGQVGWLAAERWGVPLVHAMHTMAKVKNAALAADDTPEPAARVIGETQIVRAADRLIANTAEEADELVRHYEADPAKVAVVHPGVNLDRFRPADGRAAARARLGLPQDALIPLFAGRIQPLKAPDVLLRAVAVLLAERPELRSRIVVPVVGGPSGSGLAKPEGLQKLAARLGIADVVRFRPPVGQEQLADWFRAASVLVMPSYSESFGLVAIEAQAAGTPVLAAAVGGLPVAVRDTETGFLVQGHDPVAYARVLRDFADAPELPARMGAAAARHAESFGWDASAAATADVYTAALQDHRRHRVRAHHG